A stretch of DNA from Streptomyces venezuelae:
GTTTTCGCGATCCAGCGGCTGAAGGACAAGCTGGGCAACAGGTCGAACGCCTCCAGTGAGGTGGAGTTCGACGGGACCTGGGCGCGGCGGGTCGGCGAGGAGGGCCGCGGGGTCCGGACGATCATCGAGATGGTTGCGGCGACCCGGCTGGACTGTGTGATCGGCTCGGCCGCGGTGATGCGGCAGGCGCTGTCGCAGGCCGTTCACCATGCGGAGCACCGCTCTGCTTTCGGAGCGAAGCTCATCGACCAGCCGCTGATGCGGAACGTCCTGGCGGATCTGGCCCTGGAGTCCGAGGCGGCGACGGTGCTGATGCTGCGGCTGGCCGCCGCGTACGACGCCGGCACCGAGCAGGAGCGGGCCTTCCTGCGGCTGGCGGTGCCCGCCGCCAAGTACTGGGTGACCAAACGCTGTACGCCGATGGTGGCAGAGGCCCTGGAGTGCCTGGGCGGCAACGGGTACGTCGAGGAGTCCGGGCTGCCGCGCCTGCTGCGCGAGTCCCCGCTGAACTCGATCTGGGAGGGCGCGGGCAACGTCCAGGCCCTGGACGTGCTGCGGGCCCTCCAGCGGGAGCCGCAGGCCCTGAACGCCTTCCTCCAGGAGGTCGGCGCGGCCCGCGGCGCGGACCACCGGCTGGATTCGGCCATCAAGGACCTGCTGACGGAACTGGCCGACCTGAACGGGATCGAGGCCCGGGCGCGCCGGCTGGTGGAGCGGATGGCCCTGGTCCTCCAGGGTTCCCTGCTGGTCAGGTGGGCTCCGCCGGCGGTGGCCGACGCCTTCTGCGCCTCCCGGCTGGGCGGCGACTGGGGCACGGCCTTCGGCACGCTGCCGCACAGCCTGGACCTGGGAGCGGTGGTGGAGCGGGCGCGGATCACGGGGTAGGCGAAGTCCCCAAACCCCACCGAGCCCGGATCCGGCCCTTGCAGCGGACGGGGTGGCGCCGCGCCGACTCGGCACCACCCCTGTTCCTGAAAAGCCCCGAGGAGGAGCCGAACGCCGCCCCCTGGCGGCGTTGCGCACAGTTTCGGTCGGGCGACCGGGACTTGGCGAGAGTTGCATACCGTTGCAACCTTGGTCCGGCGGTTCGTCTGTCATACGGGGAGGCTCGGTGGCCAACACCGCAGTTGATTTGGCGCGGCTCTCGGCGATGGACGCGCGCGAGGCGGCGCGCCTGCTCAAGGGCGTACGGGCGGCGGCACTGGCCGGGGACCGGCCACCGGCCGCGCCGCGGCCGGAGATCGCCGAGTCCTGGCGGCGGATGCTGGCCGGCGGGGTGCACCCGGACCGGGACCACCGCTCGCGGCTGCTGTCCGCCGCGGAGATGGAGGAGCGGCGGCAGCTCTCGCCGCTGCGGCAGGTGCTGCCGGTGCTGCGGGAAGGACTGCTGCCGGCCCTGGACGGGGCCCTGCACATCATGGTGGTCGCCGATGCGGAGGGGCGGCTGCTGTGGCGCGAGGGGGCCTCGGCGATCCTGCGGAAGGCCGACCGGCTGGGCTTCGCGGTGGGCGCGCACTGGGACGAGGCGGTGGTGGGAACCAATGGGGTGGGCACGGCCCTGGTGACCCGGCGCCCGGTGCAGGTGTTCTCCGCCGAGCACTTCGTCTCCTCGCACCACGACTGGACCTGTGCGGGCGTACCGGTGCACGATCCGCGGGACGGCCGCCTGCTGGGCGTGGTCGACGTGAGCGGCCCGCTGGCCACCATGCACCCGGCGACGCTGGCCTGGGTGAGCTCGGTGGCCAGGCTGGCCGAGCACGAGCTGCGGCTCCGGCACCTGGAGTCGCTGGAGCGGCTGCGGAGCGTGTCGGCCCCGCTGCTGGCCCGGCTGCCGGCCGGTGCGCGGGCGCTGGCGGTGGACCAGCACGGCTGGACCGCGGCGGTGACCGGGCTGGCCCCGGCCGACCGGATCCCGCTGCCGAAGTCCTTCGGGCCCGGCCGGACCTGGATCCCGCAGCTGGGCGACTGCACGGTGGAGCCGTTGCCGGGCGGCTGGCTGCTGCGGACCGACGGAGTGCGCAGCGGCGCGGCGGCGAGCCGGGTGGTGCTGGACCTGAGCCGGCCCGGGGCGTGGACGGCGACCGTGTACGGGGCGGCCGGCAGCTGGTCGCAGGAGCTCAGCCCGCGCCATGCGGAGCTGCTGTTCCTGCTGGCGGCGAGTCCGCGCGGGCGGTCGGCGGCGGAGCTGGCGGCGGAGGTGTTCGGGGACCCGACCCGCACGGTGACGGTGCGGGCGGAGATGTCCCGGGTCCGGCGGAACCTGGCGGGGGTGCTGGCGCACCGGCCGTACCGGTTCGCGGAGGACGTGGAGGTGGAGCTGATCCGCCCGGCCGACCCGGCCCGGCTGCTGCCGCACTCCACCGCTCCGGCGGTGGTCGGGGCCCGCCTGGGCCGGACGGGGACGGGCGTGATTCCCTGAGCGGTATGAGCGAGCCCACCACCTTCACTCTGACCACCTGGTCCCTGGAGATGACCTCCCCGGCCGATCTGGTGCCTTCGCCGGCGCCGCCGGGCGACGATGTCACGATCGTCCGCGCCGAGGTGCCGTCCCCCGAGTTCAGCCGCTTCCTGTACGCGTCGGTGGGCGGTGACATCCACTGGACGGACCGGCTGTCGCTGACCCGGGCGGAGTGGGTGGCGCAGCTGGACCGGCCGGGGGTCGAGACATGGGTGGCGTACGACCGCGGCACTCCGGCGGGGTACGTGGAGTTCGACCCGCAGCCCGACGGGGTGGTCGAGATCGTCTACTTCGGCCTGCTGCCGGAGTTCCGGGGGCGGCGGATCGGCGGGTACCTGCTGTCCGAGGGCATCCGGCGGGCGTGGGACCTGGCGGCGCGATGGCCTGAGCGGGAGCCGACGCGGCGGGTCTGGCTGCACACATGCAGCCTGGACGGGCCGACGGCGATGGACAACTACCTGAAGCGAGGCTTCCGCCTGTTCCGCACGGAAACGGAACAGGCCACGGCCACCCCCACCCCCGGCCCCTGGCCCGGCGCATAGCCCTACCCGGGCGCGGAACCTGGGCCCGGGCGCGCGTAACCCGGCCCGACGCCTGACCCGGGCACGTGGCCCGGCCCGGCGCGCGTACCCGGGCCCGCCGCCTGACGCGGCCCTGCGCGTAACCCGGGCCGTTCGCCGAACCCGGGCCCTGCGCCCGGCCCGGCCTGGCCTGACCTGGGCCCAGCACCCGGCCCGGCGGTAGCCCGGCCCGACGCCTGACCCGGGCACGAAACCCGGGCCGGCACGTGGCCCCGCCCAGCGCGTAACCCGGGCCGGCGCGTGGCCCGGCCGTGCGCGTAACCCGGCCTGGGCCCGGCGCCCACCTCGACGGAGCTCGCGGGAGCCGCTGCGCGGAGCCTTCCCCTACCCACCCCTCCCCGCTCCCCGGGGCTCCGCCCCGGACCCCTGCACCGGGCTCCGCCCGGGAACATGCCGGGCCCTGCCCGGACGCGGGGCTCCGCCCCAGGCCCCCGGTCCAGGCCGGGTGGGCAAGTCCCCCGGGCTCCGCCCGGACCCCTGCGCCAGGCTCCGCCCGGGAAACTGCCGGGCAGAGCCCGAAGGCGGGGCGCCGCCCCGACCCCCGCCCCCCGGCGCAGGCCGGGTAGCGCAAGCCGGGTGGGGCGCAGCCCCCGCGGCCCGGCCGGGGTGCGGCGGAGAGGGGGGTTCCGGGTGACGCCGGACACATCATCCCGCCATTCGGGACGGATCTGTCCGGATGGTGGACAGTAGTGGACTCCTCCAAGACCCGCATGCCACGCTTCCCCCCATGAATGGAGCTGGAATTGCCTTGGTGAGTCGGCGGCACGTCGACCTCGGCCGCATGTCCAGCGCCATCTGTCCGGCGAGCTGACGGAACCAGCACCGCCGCACATCGCCCGCCGTTCCACCGCAGCGCAGCGGTACGGCGCGACGCACCCCCCGATGGCCTGACCGGCCCGTGCCCACCGGCAACGGGTCCGTACCGCCACACCTGCCCCCAACACCGCAGGTCACCTGCCCTTGCCTTGAGCCGCCGAAGAAGGACGTACCGCCATGGCCGCCACCCCCGAAAAGCCCGCAGCCGCTCCCGCTGCCGCGCGCCGCAAGACCGGCCGTCACCGCGGTGAGGGTCAGTGGGCCGTCGGACACCACACCCCCCTCAACGGCAACGAGCAGTTCAAGAAGGACGACGACGGTCTCAATGTGCGGACACGCATTGAGACGATCTACTCCAAGACCGGTTTCGACTCGATCGACCCCAACGACCTGCGCGGCCGGATGCGCTGGTGGGGCCTGTACACCCAGCGCAAGCCCGGGATCGACGGCGGCAAGACCGCGATCCTGGAGCCGGAGGAGCTGGACGACAAGTACTTCATGCTGCGCGTCCGCATCGACGGCGGCCGGCTGACCACCGAGCAGCTCCGCGTCATCGGCGAGATCTCCGAGGAGTTCGCCCGCGGCACCGCCGACCTCACCGACCGGCAGAACGTGCAGTACCACTGGATCCGGATCGAGGACGTCCCGGAGATCTGGCGCCGCCTGGAGGCCGTCGGGCTCAGCACCACCGAGGCCTGCGGTGACACGCCCCGCGTCATCCTCGGCTCGCCCGTCGCCGGCATCGCCGAGGACGAGATCATCGACGGCACCCCGGCCATCGACGAGATCTACCGCCGGATCGTCGGCAACAAGGACTTCTCCAACCTGCCCCGCAAGTTCAAGTCCGCGATCTCCGGCTCGCCGCTGCTCGACGTGGCGCACGAGATCAACGACATCGCCTTCGTCGGCGTCGAACACCCCGAGCACGGGCCCGGCTTCGACGTCTGGGTCGGCGGCGGCCTGTCGACCAACCCCAAGCTCGGGGTGCGCCTGGGTACCTGGGTCTCGCTCGACGAGGTCCCGGACGTCTACGAAGGCGTCATCTCGATCTTCCGTGACTACGGCTACCGCCGGCTCCGCACCCGCGCCCGCCTGAAGTTCCTCGTCGCCGACTGGGGCGCGGAGAAGTTCCGCCAGGTCCTGGAGGACGAGTACCTGAAGCGGAAGCTGACCGACGGCCCGGCCCCGGAGCAGCCCTCCGGCCAGTGGCGGGACCACGTCGGTGTGCACCGCCAGCAGGACGGCCGCTTCTACGTCGGCTTCGCCCCGCGCGTCGGCCGCGTCGACGGCGCCACCCTCACCAAGATCGCGGACATCGCGGAGAGCCACGGCTCCGGCCGGCTGCGCACCACCGCCGAGCAGAAGATGATCGTCCTCGACATCACCGAGGACAAGGTCGACTCGGTGGTCGCCGCCCTGGAGGCGCTGGACCTGCGGGTCAAGCCGTCCCCGTTCCGGCGCGGCACGATGGCCTGCACCGGCATCGAGTTCTGCAAGCTGGCCATCGTCGAGACCAAGGCGCGCGGCGCCTCGCTGATCGACGAGCTGGAGCGCCGCCTGCCGGCCTTCGAGCAGCCGCTCACCATCAACATCAACGGCTGCCCGAACGCCTGCGCCCGTATCCAGGTGGCGGACATCGGTCTCAAGGGCCAGCTGGTCCTGGACGACGACGGCAACCAGGTGGAGGGCTACCAGGTGCACCTGGGCGGCGCCCTCGGCCTGGAGGCCGGCTTCGGCCGCAAGGTCCGCGGCCTGAAGGTCACCTCGGCCGGCCTGCCGGACTACGTGGAGCGGGTCGTCAAGCGCTTCGAGGAGCAGCGCGAGGACGGCGAGCGCTTCGCCGCCTGGGTCGGCCGCGCGAGCGACGAGGCACTGTCGTGAGCGAGCGAGCCGCGCCCTTCTACTGCCCGTACTGCGGCGACGAGGACCTGTTCCCCAACGAGCAGGGACACGGCGCCTGGGAATGCCGGTCGTGCAATCGAGCCTTCCAGCTGAAGTACCTCGGGCTGCTGGCCCGCGGACTTCAGTCCAACACCGCTGGAGGGGAAGAGATATGACCACCATTCAGGACAACGGGAGCCTTCGGGAGCTCGCCGAGCAGGCCGGGCGGGACCTGGAGGACGCCTCCGCGCTGGAGATCCTCACCTGGGCGGCCGAGACCTTCGGCCGGGAGTTCGCCGTGACCTCCTCCATGGAGGACGCGGTCGTCGCCCACCTGGCGTCCCGCGCCTTCCCCGGCGTGGACGTGGTCTTCCTCGACACCGGCTACCACTTCGAGGAGACCATCGGCACCCGCGACGCGGTCGAGGCCGTGATGGACGTCAACGTCATCACCCTCACCCCGCGCCAGACGGTCGCCGAGCAGGACGCCGAGTACGGGCCGAAGCTGCACGACCGCGACCCCGACCTGTGCTGCGCCCTGCGCAAGGTCAAGCCGCTGGAAGAGGGCCTGACCGGCTACCGGGCCTGGGCGACCGGCCTGCGCCGCGACGAGTCCCCCACCCGGGCGAACACCCCGGTGGTCGGCTGGGACGAGAAGCGGCAGAAGGTCAAGGTCTCCCCCATCGCCCGCTGGACGCAGGACGACGTGGACGCCTACGTCGCCGAGCACGGAGTCCTCACCAACCCGCTGCTGATGGACGGCTACGCCTCCGTCGGATGCGCCCCCTGCACGCGCCGGGTGGCGGAGGGCGAGGACGCCCGGGCCGGCCGCTGGGCCGGCCGGGGCAAGACCGAGTGCGGACTGCACGGCTGATGACGACGGAAACGACTACGGAGAAGCAGATGAGCGTGACCGGCCAGGGAGCCACCGTGTGGCTGACCGGTCTCCCCAGCGCGGGCAAGACCACCATCGCCTACGCGCTGGCCGAGCGGCTGCGCGCCGAGGGCCACCGGGTGGAGGTCCTCGACGGCGACGAGATCCGCGAGTTCCTCTCGGCGGGCCTCGGCTTCACCCGCGAGGACCGTCACACCAACGTCCAGCGGATCGGTTTCGTCGCCGAACTCCTCGCGAGCAACGGCGTCAAGGCGCTGGTCCCGGTGATCGCGCCGTTCGCCGACAGCCGGGAGGCGGTCGCCAAGCGGCACGCCGCCGCCGGTACGACCTACCTCGAAGTGCATGTGGCCACCCCGGTCGAGGTGTGCTCCGAGCGTGATGTGAAG
This window harbors:
- a CDS encoding acyl-CoA dehydrogenase family protein, which translates into the protein MAATTHTVSNQAPPLVGYDVYGGDRALTEGVERHLAPELRDEVGDELGLLGRAAGSAQAQEWGAQANENPPKLRTHDRYGNRIDEVEFHPAWHRLLGKAVSAGLTDAWGRPGGHLRRAAGFFVWSQAEAGHGCPVSMTHAAVPALRVDPELAAEWEPRLTSHVYEEGLRPAAQKAGVIFGMGMTEKQGGSDVRANTTAAKPLDAAGEYLLTGHKWFCSAPMSDGFLVLAQAPSGLSCFLVPRVLPDGSRNVFAIQRLKDKLGNRSNASSEVEFDGTWARRVGEEGRGVRTIIEMVAATRLDCVIGSAAVMRQALSQAVHHAEHRSAFGAKLIDQPLMRNVLADLALESEAATVLMLRLAAAYDAGTEQERAFLRLAVPAAKYWVTKRCTPMVAEALECLGGNGYVEESGLPRLLRESPLNSIWEGAGNVQALDVLRALQREPQALNAFLQEVGAARGADHRLDSAIKDLLTELADLNGIEARARRLVERMALVLQGSLLVRWAPPAVADAFCASRLGGDWGTAFGTLPHSLDLGAVVERARITG
- a CDS encoding GAF domain-containing protein gives rise to the protein MANTAVDLARLSAMDAREAARLLKGVRAAALAGDRPPAAPRPEIAESWRRMLAGGVHPDRDHRSRLLSAAEMEERRQLSPLRQVLPVLREGLLPALDGALHIMVVADAEGRLLWREGASAILRKADRLGFAVGAHWDEAVVGTNGVGTALVTRRPVQVFSAEHFVSSHHDWTCAGVPVHDPRDGRLLGVVDVSGPLATMHPATLAWVSSVARLAEHELRLRHLESLERLRSVSAPLLARLPAGARALAVDQHGWTAAVTGLAPADRIPLPKSFGPGRTWIPQLGDCTVEPLPGGWLLRTDGVRSGAAASRVVLDLSRPGAWTATVYGAAGSWSQELSPRHAELLFLLAASPRGRSAAELAAEVFGDPTRTVTVRAEMSRVRRNLAGVLAHRPYRFAEDVEVELIRPADPARLLPHSTAPAVVGARLGRTGTGVIP
- a CDS encoding GNAT family N-acetyltransferase, whose amino-acid sequence is MSEPTTFTLTTWSLEMTSPADLVPSPAPPGDDVTIVRAEVPSPEFSRFLYASVGGDIHWTDRLSLTRAEWVAQLDRPGVETWVAYDRGTPAGYVEFDPQPDGVVEIVYFGLLPEFRGRRIGGYLLSEGIRRAWDLAARWPEREPTRRVWLHTCSLDGPTAMDNYLKRGFRLFRTETEQATATPTPGPWPGA
- a CDS encoding putative leader peptide; its protein translation is MNGAGIALVSRRHVDLGRMSSAICPAS
- a CDS encoding nitrite/sulfite reductase, producing MAATPEKPAAAPAAARRKTGRHRGEGQWAVGHHTPLNGNEQFKKDDDGLNVRTRIETIYSKTGFDSIDPNDLRGRMRWWGLYTQRKPGIDGGKTAILEPEELDDKYFMLRVRIDGGRLTTEQLRVIGEISEEFARGTADLTDRQNVQYHWIRIEDVPEIWRRLEAVGLSTTEACGDTPRVILGSPVAGIAEDEIIDGTPAIDEIYRRIVGNKDFSNLPRKFKSAISGSPLLDVAHEINDIAFVGVEHPEHGPGFDVWVGGGLSTNPKLGVRLGTWVSLDEVPDVYEGVISIFRDYGYRRLRTRARLKFLVADWGAEKFRQVLEDEYLKRKLTDGPAPEQPSGQWRDHVGVHRQQDGRFYVGFAPRVGRVDGATLTKIADIAESHGSGRLRTTAEQKMIVLDITEDKVDSVVAALEALDLRVKPSPFRRGTMACTGIEFCKLAIVETKARGASLIDELERRLPAFEQPLTININGCPNACARIQVADIGLKGQLVLDDDGNQVEGYQVHLGGALGLEAGFGRKVRGLKVTSAGLPDYVERVVKRFEEQREDGERFAAWVGRASDEALS
- a CDS encoding phosphoadenylyl-sulfate reductase — its product is MTTIQDNGSLRELAEQAGRDLEDASALEILTWAAETFGREFAVTSSMEDAVVAHLASRAFPGVDVVFLDTGYHFEETIGTRDAVEAVMDVNVITLTPRQTVAEQDAEYGPKLHDRDPDLCCALRKVKPLEEGLTGYRAWATGLRRDESPTRANTPVVGWDEKRQKVKVSPIARWTQDDVDAYVAEHGVLTNPLLMDGYASVGCAPCTRRVAEGEDARAGRWAGRGKTECGLHG
- the cysC gene encoding adenylyl-sulfate kinase, yielding MTTETTTEKQMSVTGQGATVWLTGLPSAGKTTIAYALAERLRAEGHRVEVLDGDEIREFLSAGLGFTREDRHTNVQRIGFVAELLASNGVKALVPVIAPFADSREAVAKRHAAAGTTYLEVHVATPVEVCSERDVKGLYAKQAAGEISGLTGVDDPYEAPESPDLRIESHTQSVQESASALHALLTERGLA